The genomic segment CTTTTTAGGTCTTACGGCAGGTATGACAGGCCAGAGCGAGTCATGGGCTGCCAATTACCTGATTTCTGTGTATGCCAAGGATTATGGGAAAAAATTTGCACATAATGAAATGGTATGGTCAAATGTATGGATCCATCTAAATCGTGCAGGTATCCGTCATGTAATGCCCCGCCAGGAAACACATATGTTTCTTGAAAGAATCAAAAAGAAACAGGTTATTCCTGACAAGGCATATGGTATTTTACAGGAAATTGAAATGTTTCAGCCTTTTTCCCATGAAGCTAAGATTTACCTCAGCCAGCACATGAAACGCCATCATTTTTATCCTGGTGAAAGCATTGTAAGGCAGGGAGATACAGGAAATTCCTTGTTTATTATTGAGGAAGGCGTAGTTGGTGTCAGGGTAAAATTTGATAACAGACAGAGTGCTGTTGAAGTTGCAAAAATGGGAGCAGGAAACTTTTTTGGAGAAATGGCTCTTTTGACAGGTGAACAGAGAACAGCCACCATTATCTCTGTTACAGAAACATATTTATATGAAATCACAAAAGAAAATATTGCACCCCTTATTGAAGACGAACCCAGGATATCCAGACTTTTAAGCAATATTCTAACTGAAAGAAAAATGGGGATAGAAGCTAAAAAACATGCTGATGAAGCTGAAGAAATAGATAAAGCAACCCTGGCTTCTCAATTATTTAATAAAATTCAGAATTTTTTTGGATTTAAACATTAATCAACCTTCAGGAATCCTTAATACCTGACCTGCTCTTATTTTTTTCAAATCCCTTATTTTGTTTAATCTGGCAATTGATTTTTCAGAAATACCATACATTTTGGCAATATCAGAAAGAGTCTGACCTCTTCTGACACGATGGCTTACAGTGCTGAACTCCAAAGGCAGTCCTTTGAATCTGGAAACCGATGTCTCATCTCCAGATTCCAGGGCAGCCGGTATCTTCAATCTCTGCCCAGCCCTTATGTGCCTGGTATTTTTTATATTATTAAAACGTGCAAGGGACCCAAGAGGTACATTATGCAGTTTTGCAATCTCGGAAAGGGTCTGTTTTTTTCTAACCTTGTGATAAACAGGAGCAGGTATTTCCATATGTTTAAGATTTTCAGGAATTAAAGCATATGCTTTTTCAAAATCAGGTTTCTTTTTTTTGGGAATATTTAAAGATGCTCCTTTGGGAATATATCCTCCAGGCTCATAAACAGAAGGCAGTAATGCAGGGTTAAATTTTTGAATTTCAGATTTTTTTATTCCAAGATATGATACAAGGGTTTCCACTGTTACATAATCAGGAATTTTAATCTGTTCAAGTTTTAGAGGAGATTTTTTTTCAAAATTTCCAAAATACTGCTTTGGGTTTTCAGCAATTTTTACGGCAGTTATAAACTCAACATAAAAATTTCTAGAAGCAAATTTAAACCTGGGTCCGTCATAATTTTCTATAATATCTGCAATATTTTTTGATTCCAAAAGTTTAACAGCATTGTTTATACCGGAAAGCCCGTGATTATATGCAGTAATGGCAAGAGGCCAGGATTTCAGATTTTCAAAATCATTAATCAGATGCCTGGCTGCTGCACGGGTTGATATAAAGGGATCGCATCTTTCGTCAATAAGATAATTTATTGTTAAACCATAATGCCTTCCACTGCCTGGCATAAGCTGCCACATTCCTGCTGCTCCCACACTGGAGCGGATATGGGGATTAAAAGATGATTCAATAAGAGGAAGCCAGGCAAGTTCCTTTGGTATGCTGTATTCTTCAAGAATTTTTTCAATGTGTTCCATATAATAACCTGATTTTATAATAGCTTTTTTAAAGCCGCTCCTCTGTCCCTGTTGAGCATGAACCCGTAATGGAGCATCTTTTATTTTAAACAGTGGAATTTCATCAATATTTTTATACAGATTATAAAGCCTGTAAACCTGTTTTGTCATTTTGTCAGGGGTTTCCAGGTTTTCAACCATTTCAGTCAGCAGTTCTTTATATTTCTGCTTTGCTGTTCTTACTGCTTCCCAGGATTTTTTTCCTGTTTGTTTAAGATCAATAACTTCATACACAACATTCAAATACCAGTTATCATGAATCAATACCTCACTCTGCTTGTATTGAGTAAAGATTTTTTCCCAGAAAACTGCCTGATGTTTTAATTTTTCAGGTATTGCAAACAATGAATCAGGGATATCAGGAGAGAACCGGGCATTTATTGATTTTTCAACTGATATAATTTTTGTTTGTATTGCAGGGGGTGAAGGGAGTGTCAGAACAGATGGAATAGATAAAAGCAAACCAGATAAAATAACAATATTAATGAGCAGTCTATAATTAATATCCCATATCCATTTTTTCTTAACATTCTGTAAATTATCCTCTTTCATAAATAAAATCCTAATATTTTAAAGCAACTATTGATATTTCAGCATTGGAATTACAGAATTTAGACGGATCAATTATAGCATGGATTCAACTCAATTATCTTTACAGGTTAATGCTGTAACTTTTTAATTTACATTAAAAGAATATGAATTTCAATATTCTTTAATATTTTTATTGTTTTTTTATATAAGTTTGCAATCTTTTTTCAAAGAAATTATGATATGAAAGTTATAGTTTTGAGAAATTTTTAATATTTTTACAATCAAAAAGACTGGTAATTCCCATGATAAAAAAAATAGAAAAAATTAATAAATTAATAAAAAATACAAAACTGAGTACCAAATTATTATTATCATTTCTTTTTTTAGGTATCACTCCATTTATTATAATTGGTTCCATGTCAATTATAAAAGGCCGTGATGCACTTTCAATCCAGGTTTTTGGACAGCTTGAAACTATGCGAGAGATAAAAAAAGCAAGGATAAACGACTATTTTTCAGAACATAAAAAAGATATGGGGTTTCTGCTGGAAATAGCAGACAGCCTTAAAAGAGCTGCATTTGACAAACTTGCAATAGCACAGCAGAATAAAAAAAGGCAGGTTGAACAATATTTCAGGGATCATATTGCAAATCTTGCAGTATTATCAGGAACAGACAGTGTTGCAGATCTGTTAAAGCGTTTTGAACAGGCTTTTAATTATCAAACCATAGAACTTGGCAATACCCTGCATTTATATCTTAGAGACAGATTTGATTCCTCTTTTAGAAATCTGGCAAGAACATACGGATATGAAAACATTTATCTTATTACTAAAAATGGAGATATTGTTTACTCCCTTATAAAAAACAGCGCAGAAGGCCAAAATCTGG from the Desulfonema limicola genome contains:
- a CDS encoding lytic transglycosylase domain-containing protein, producing the protein MKEDNLQNVKKKWIWDINYRLLINIVILSGLLLSIPSVLTLPSPPAIQTKIISVEKSINARFSPDIPDSLFAIPEKLKHQAVFWEKIFTQYKQSEVLIHDNWYLNVVYEVIDLKQTGKKSWEAVRTAKQKYKELLTEMVENLETPDKMTKQVYRLYNLYKNIDEIPLFKIKDAPLRVHAQQGQRSGFKKAIIKSGYYMEHIEKILEEYSIPKELAWLPLIESSFNPHIRSSVGAAGMWQLMPGSGRHYGLTINYLIDERCDPFISTRAAARHLINDFENLKSWPLAITAYNHGLSGINNAVKLLESKNIADIIENYDGPRFKFASRNFYVEFITAVKIAENPKQYFGNFEKKSPLKLEQIKIPDYVTVETLVSYLGIKKSEIQKFNPALLPSVYEPGGYIPKGASLNIPKKKKPDFEKAYALIPENLKHMEIPAPVYHKVRKKQTLSEIAKLHNVPLGSLARFNNIKNTRHIRAGQRLKIPAALESGDETSVSRFKGLPLEFSTVSHRVRRGQTLSDIAKMYGISEKSIARLNKIRDLKKIRAGQVLRIPEG